In Fimbriiglobus ruber, a genomic segment contains:
- a CDS encoding hybrid sensor histidine kinase/response regulator: MCAIFMCPVFLAHPPVVPAEFPAWWAVGSAAPAAAALAFLAVASAAWVVTLRARVRRQTEQIRRQLEHEAELEARFRDLFDNARDGIWITDPDGLITALNRVGEKLLGLPAKEAVGRPIAEFIPPEDIGKARASRIATIGLPFELTILPRGGSPTPVEVTSRVQPDGGVQTIARSVADRKAIQERVQRAQKLEAVGRLAGGIAHDFNNLLTVINGSAELLLADGGASAPLARDILAAGNRAAELTRHLLAFSRPRFVAPIALDTNAVVAASLVLLRRVTGAHVELVYKPDPNTPRVRGETGIIDQILMNLVLNARDAMPDGGRVTVRTSAAPNGFARIAVSDTGCGMDANTQAKIFEPFFTTKPVGQGVGLGLATVFGLVQSLGGAIRFGSWVGEGTTFEVDLPPPGPGDGPPVKSASAVIAAPPPRRQLAGKTVLLVDDDPPVRMLVRNVLEGDGATVYSAEDGQAALDFCVAHAGPLDLVLTDVIMPRLTGRALADRLRETRPGLQVVFMSAYSGSEFPGADERDDEWVLLPKPFTTEALLAVVNDALQKNSVGKLG, translated from the coding sequence ATGTGCGCGATTTTCATGTGCCCGGTGTTCCTCGCCCACCCTCCCGTCGTTCCCGCCGAATTCCCGGCGTGGTGGGCGGTCGGGTCCGCCGCGCCGGCCGCCGCCGCCCTGGCGTTCCTGGCCGTCGCCTCGGCGGCCTGGGTGGTCACCCTCCGCGCCCGCGTCCGCCGGCAGACCGAGCAGATCCGCCGGCAGCTGGAACACGAGGCCGAACTGGAGGCGCGGTTCCGCGACCTGTTCGACAACGCCCGCGACGGCATCTGGATCACCGACCCCGACGGCCTGATCACGGCGCTCAACCGGGTCGGGGAAAAGTTGCTCGGTCTGCCGGCGAAGGAGGCGGTCGGGCGACCGATCGCCGAGTTCATTCCGCCCGAGGACATCGGCAAAGCGCGGGCCAGCCGGATCGCCACCATCGGCCTCCCGTTCGAACTCACCATCCTCCCCCGCGGCGGTTCGCCGACGCCGGTCGAGGTCACCTCCCGGGTGCAGCCAGACGGCGGGGTGCAGACGATCGCCCGGAGCGTGGCCGACCGGAAAGCCATTCAAGAGCGGGTCCAGCGGGCCCAGAAGTTGGAGGCCGTCGGCCGGCTGGCCGGCGGCATCGCCCACGACTTCAACAACCTGCTCACCGTCATCAACGGGAGCGCCGAACTGCTGCTCGCGGACGGGGGCGCGAGTGCTCCCCTCGCCCGGGACATCCTCGCGGCCGGGAACCGGGCCGCCGAGCTGACCCGCCACCTCCTCGCGTTCAGCCGCCCGCGGTTCGTCGCCCCGATCGCGCTCGACACCAACGCGGTCGTGGCGGCGTCCCTCGTCCTGCTCCGCCGGGTGACCGGCGCGCACGTCGAACTGGTCTACAAGCCGGACCCGAACACCCCGCGCGTGCGGGGCGAGACCGGGATCATCGACCAGATCTTGATGAACCTGGTGTTGAACGCGCGGGACGCGATGCCGGACGGCGGACGGGTGACGGTCCGGACGTCCGCGGCCCCGAACGGGTTCGCCCGGATCGCGGTGTCCGACACCGGGTGCGGGATGGACGCGAACACCCAGGCCAAGATTTTCGAGCCGTTCTTCACGACCAAGCCGGTCGGCCAGGGGGTTGGGCTCGGCCTGGCGACGGTCTTCGGCCTGGTGCAGTCGCTCGGCGGGGCGATCCGGTTCGGCAGCTGGGTCGGCGAGGGGACGACGTTCGAGGTCGACCTCCCGCCCCCGGGGCCGGGCGACGGCCCGCCCGTCAAGTCCGCGTCCGCCGTGATCGCCGCCCCGCCACCCCGCCGCCAGTTGGCGGGCAAGACGGTCCTCCTCGTCGACGACGACCCGCCGGTCCGGATGCTGGTCCGCAACGTGTTGGAGGGGGACGGGGCGACCGTTTACTCGGCCGAGGACGGGCAGGCCGCGCTCGATTTCTGCGTCGCCCACGCCGGCCCGCTGGACCTGGTGTTGACCGACGTGATCATGCCCCGGTTGACGGGCCGCGCGCTGGCCGACCGACTCCGCGAGACGCGGCCGGGGCTGCAGGTGGTGTTCATGTCCGCGTACAGCGGGAGCGAGTTCCCTGGGGCGGACGAGCGGGACGACGAGTGGGTGCTCCTCCCGAAGCCGTTCACCACCGAGGCGCTACTCGCGGTGGTGAACGACGCCTTGCAAAAAAACTCGGTGGGCAAGCTGGGCTGA
- a CDS encoding DUF1559 domain-containing protein — protein MRRWKANIGRGGFTLIELLVVIAIIAILIGLLLPAVQKVREAASRAKCMNNLKQLGLAAHNYHDANNGFPFASSTYSNQFVALLPFLEQTALYNQLLTNPDPTVPNGPISTPLSVLVCPSDALPNPATVGFQGYYTGLTSYMGNFGALAFGVTAQGTDGVFVPNPSPVTFLPSSPVTVVRITDGTSNTIMFGERYNTDPNWNAYVATIVGLLGPSYAGCPFYALYSTSLMTNFDGPWGDGFYPLNLQLPACTSSCDISQVASKGWAYGSGHPQGANFLFCDGSGRFISNSVNSTPTLLPALSTISGGEVIPGSAF, from the coding sequence ATGCGACGTTGGAAAGCCAACATCGGTAGGGGCGGGTTCACGCTCATCGAGCTGCTGGTGGTGATCGCGATCATCGCGATCCTGATCGGCTTGCTCCTGCCCGCCGTCCAGAAGGTGCGGGAGGCGGCGAGCCGGGCCAAGTGCATGAACAACCTCAAGCAACTCGGCCTGGCTGCGCACAATTACCACGATGCCAACAACGGTTTCCCGTTCGCGAGTTCCACCTATTCCAACCAATTCGTCGCCCTGTTGCCATTCCTGGAGCAAACGGCCCTCTACAACCAGTTGCTGACGAACCCCGACCCGACGGTCCCCAACGGGCCGATCTCGACGCCGCTCTCCGTGCTGGTTTGCCCGTCGGACGCGCTCCCCAATCCGGCGACCGTCGGTTTCCAGGGTTACTACACGGGCTTGACGAGTTACATGGGGAACTTCGGGGCGCTGGCCTTCGGGGTAACGGCCCAGGGCACCGACGGCGTCTTCGTCCCGAACCCTTCGCCCGTCACGTTCCTCCCCTCGTCGCCGGTGACGGTCGTCCGCATCACCGACGGCACGTCCAACACGATTATGTTCGGCGAACGGTATAACACCGACCCCAACTGGAACGCGTACGTCGCCACGATCGTCGGCCTCCTCGGGCCGAGCTATGCGGGGTGCCCGTTCTACGCGCTCTATTCGACATCGCTCATGACGAATTTCGACGGGCCCTGGGGGGACGGATTTTACCCCCTGAATCTGCAACTCCCCGCATGCACATCTTCCTGCGACATCAGCCAGGTCGCGTCGAAGGGATGGGCTTACGGGAGCGGCCACCCTCAGGGAGCGAATTTCCTGTTCTGCGACGGGTCGGGCCGCTTCATCTCGAACTCCGTCAACAGCACACCGACACTGCTGCCCGCCCTGAGTACGATCTCGGGCGGCGAGGTGATTCCCGGGTCCGCGTTCTGA
- a CDS encoding sigma-70 family RNA polymerase sigma factor, translated as MSTHTLGLYLHHLALSDEVGCLGDASDKDLLSLYEAGQSEPAFTELMRRHGPMVLRICRRVLGRGQDAEDAFQATFLLLARKAAQLRGEAGGPLSLGGWLHRVAYRTALNAMAQSVRRKNHERHAANMNPLHVDPEMEASWNEVRPIIDAELDALPDEPRRLLIACYLQSKTHAETAAALGVPLGSVAGRLEKAKALLADRLARRGVVLSVPLLAAHLGAAANGAVVPAKLFVHSIEAVMIFAEQTSGTVSGTVAQLVKIGLTNMPKNSTGMGFIFAGTAALLAAGVIACQTLLAVPDKKADGDQPPAAAVVEHKPQANKTELVDRYGDALPPGAVARLGTVRFRNSPGGGGYRSVRIAGGGQGYVTAGPMSAPSLWDGQSGKLVRRFGVAQRQGQPIAISPDGKTLAGIDGVSGHLHLWEIATGKVLTATDVKLGDLSRLVFSADGTRIAASAVNNKLYVWDTTLGLPRWVVTRNRHVSTIAFGAEDKTLAVVEGKAVVEGHVLSFWDAATGDQRPGQLDLERAVVSTSVSPDGRTMVLEREVIRKDRDYETDVAILDLATFQIVRQLVPNKGRRFQVNPIQALAVASGGKVLAEANGGGEVRLWDAGTGQVLRRCQGDRCFVDTMAFSADGKSLVGLDRGRVRVWDTATGKEALSNLVGHDQAVTSLTFLPDGTLVSNGWDGVARLWDATSGEERQQIPPTATMDGYVPVGEASAAAGDGKTLTLLDLFWPTGQENFVAVVRTWDRGADRERGRHVKQLGDAPPQSLVVSPDGKVVGCAGGQLPGNEVHLWDAATGNLIAKAAGLYPAFSPDGKFLATVLGNREQQILSIRDAATGKEVCSAPAPQGSAFTRLAFSPQNNALISLSESGLKNTVHFWPLSPGEPAASGPRVGPPRVLVDDAQRGVRTLAFSPDGRTFALPGDDGSVRVVETATGKERVAFAGHTGPVWSLAFSADCRRLATGSSDTTVLVWDVTGRLQNGQLRPAELAAREREELWAELASDGAARAQRSLWALAADPLGTVPFLAKQLQATVKRVEPEVIAKHIRDLDDQVFTTREKAYSELKLLGEIAEPALRAALKDAASPEVQRRIEDLLLALDAHNKNPSGLSLRGVRAVEVLEQIGTPDARKILKDLAAGAAGSSVTRDTRAALERLRTEK; from the coding sequence ATGAGTACGCACACACTCGGCTTGTACCTCCATCACCTGGCCCTGTCGGACGAAGTCGGCTGTCTGGGCGATGCCAGTGATAAAGACCTGCTGTCCCTCTACGAGGCGGGGCAGTCCGAGCCGGCGTTCACCGAGCTGATGCGCCGGCACGGGCCGATGGTCCTGCGGATCTGCCGGCGCGTCCTGGGTCGCGGACAAGACGCCGAAGACGCCTTCCAGGCCACCTTCCTCTTGCTGGCACGCAAGGCGGCCCAGTTGCGAGGCGAGGCCGGGGGGCCGCTGTCCCTGGGCGGATGGCTGCACCGGGTCGCCTACCGGACCGCCCTGAACGCCATGGCTCAATCGGTCCGCCGCAAGAATCACGAACGACACGCTGCCAACATGAATCCTCTCCACGTCGACCCGGAAATGGAAGCCAGCTGGAACGAGGTTCGGCCCATCATCGACGCCGAACTGGACGCGCTGCCCGACGAGCCGCGGCGCCTGTTGATCGCCTGCTATTTGCAAAGCAAGACCCACGCGGAAACGGCCGCCGCACTGGGGGTGCCGCTCGGCTCCGTGGCCGGGCGGCTCGAAAAAGCCAAGGCGTTGCTGGCGGACCGGCTGGCCCGGCGGGGCGTCGTCCTGTCGGTGCCGCTGCTGGCTGCGCACCTCGGCGCCGCGGCGAACGGGGCCGTGGTGCCGGCGAAATTGTTCGTTCACAGTATCGAGGCGGTGATGATTTTTGCGGAACAAACCAGCGGGACGGTCTCGGGGACCGTCGCCCAGTTGGTCAAAATCGGTCTAACGAACATGCCCAAAAATTCGACGGGCATGGGTTTCATATTCGCGGGTACGGCGGCACTGCTGGCGGCCGGGGTGATCGCCTGCCAAACGCTGCTGGCCGTGCCGGACAAGAAAGCCGACGGCGACCAGCCGCCGGCCGCCGCGGTCGTGGAACACAAGCCGCAAGCCAACAAGACCGAACTCGTCGACCGGTATGGCGACGCGCTACCGCCGGGCGCGGTCGCGCGGTTGGGAACGGTCCGCTTTCGCAATTCCCCCGGCGGGGGCGGATACCGATCCGTTCGTATCGCGGGCGGCGGTCAAGGGTACGTCACGGCCGGTCCGATGAGTGCCCCGAGCCTGTGGGACGGGCAGTCTGGCAAACTCGTCCGCCGGTTCGGAGTCGCCCAACGGCAGGGGCAGCCGATCGCCATATCCCCGGACGGGAAAACACTGGCGGGCATCGACGGGGTGAGTGGGCATCTGCACCTCTGGGAGATCGCCACCGGCAAGGTCCTGACCGCGACCGACGTGAAACTCGGAGACCTGAGCCGTCTGGTGTTCTCGGCCGACGGGACGCGAATCGCGGCATCGGCGGTGAATAACAAGTTGTACGTCTGGGACACGACCCTCGGGCTGCCGCGGTGGGTGGTCACCCGGAACAGGCACGTCTCCACAATCGCATTCGGCGCGGAAGACAAGACGCTGGCGGTCGTCGAGGGCAAAGCGGTCGTCGAGGGCCATGTGCTGTCGTTCTGGGACGCCGCGACGGGCGACCAGAGACCGGGACAGCTAGACCTGGAACGCGCCGTCGTGTCGACCTCGGTCTCCCCGGACGGCCGCACAATGGTGCTCGAGCGGGAGGTGATCCGCAAAGACCGAGACTATGAAACCGACGTCGCGATCCTCGACCTGGCCACGTTCCAGATCGTGCGGCAACTGGTCCCGAACAAGGGCCGGCGGTTTCAGGTGAATCCCATCCAGGCACTCGCCGTCGCCTCGGGGGGGAAGGTACTCGCCGAAGCGAACGGCGGGGGCGAGGTGCGGCTGTGGGATGCGGGCACGGGCCAGGTACTGCGGCGCTGCCAGGGCGACCGCTGCTTCGTCGACACGATGGCCTTTTCCGCCGACGGCAAATCACTCGTGGGGCTGGACCGGGGCCGAGTCCGCGTGTGGGATACCGCCACCGGCAAAGAAGCGCTTTCGAATCTGGTGGGACACGACCAGGCGGTGACCTCGCTCACATTCCTGCCGGACGGCACCCTGGTCTCCAACGGCTGGGACGGCGTCGCGCGGCTCTGGGACGCGACCTCGGGGGAAGAACGGCAGCAAATTCCGCCGACCGCAACGATGGACGGTTATGTCCCGGTTGGCGAGGCGAGTGCGGCCGCCGGGGACGGCAAGACCCTGACCCTGCTCGACCTGTTCTGGCCGACCGGCCAGGAGAACTTCGTCGCGGTCGTCCGCACGTGGGACCGGGGCGCCGACCGCGAACGCGGTCGACACGTCAAGCAACTCGGCGACGCACCGCCGCAATCGTTGGTCGTGTCGCCGGATGGTAAGGTCGTGGGGTGTGCCGGCGGACAACTGCCCGGCAACGAAGTTCACCTCTGGGACGCGGCGACGGGCAATCTGATCGCCAAAGCCGCGGGGCTTTATCCGGCTTTTTCTCCCGACGGCAAATTCCTGGCCACCGTCCTCGGCAACCGCGAACAACAGATCCTCTCGATCCGGGACGCCGCAACGGGCAAGGAAGTCTGCTCCGCGCCGGCGCCGCAGGGCAGTGCCTTCACACGACTGGCGTTTTCCCCTCAAAACAACGCGCTGATTTCGCTGAGCGAGAGTGGCCTGAAAAATACGGTTCACTTCTGGCCGCTCTCCCCCGGCGAACCGGCCGCGTCGGGCCCGCGGGTCGGGCCCCCCCGGGTGTTGGTCGACGACGCCCAACGCGGGGTACGGACTCTGGCCTTTTCCCCAGACGGCCGGACGTTTGCGCTGCCCGGGGACGACGGGTCGGTGCGGGTGGTGGAAACGGCCACGGGTAAGGAACGGGTCGCCTTTGCCGGCCACACGGGGCCGGTGTGGTCGCTGGCGTTTTCGGCCGACTGCCGGCGCCTGGCGACGGGGAGTAGCGATACCACGGTTCTCGTCTGGGACGTGACCGGCAGACTCCAGAACGGGCAACTCCGCCCGGCCGAATTGGCCGCCCGGGAGCGAGAAGAACTCTGGGCCGAGCTGGCGAGCGACGGCGCGGCGCGCGCCCAGCGATCGCTTTGGGCGCTGGCCGCCGACCCGTTGGGCACGGTGCCGTTCCTCGCGAAGCAGTTGCAAGCGACTGTCAAGCGGGTCGAACCCGAGGTCATCGCCAAACACATTCGTGATCTGGACGATCAGGTATTCACGACCCGCGAGAAGGCGTACTCGGAGTTGAAACTGCTTGGGGAGATCGCGGAGCCGGCCTTGCGTGCGGCCCTGAAGGATGCCGCATCCCCGGAAGTGCAAAGGCGGATCGAAGACCTCCTCCTGGCGCTGGACGCACACAATAAGAATCCGTCCGGTCTATCGCTGCGTGGGGTGCGGGCCGTCGAAGTGCTGGAACAAATCGGCACCCCCGACGCCCGGAAAATACTCAAGGATCTGGCGGCCGGTGCGGCCGGCTCCTCCGTGACGCGGGACACCCGGGCGGCACTCGAGCGCCTGCGAACGGAAAAGTAA
- a CDS encoding SUMF1/EgtB/PvdO family nonheme iron enzyme translates to MPPEAFEGKSDARSDVYALGLTLFEMVALRPAYEERDRNKLIKQVTTGAPPRLRKLRGDAPRDLVTIVEMAIEKDPGRRYQTAAALAVDFQRFLDGRPIAARPVGLAERAVKWVKRNPVVTGAAVAVGLALSLGATVSYLKYLDAEQQKGVAEKQTGIALAREREAIQEAEKAKKARDFLVSIFQISERDVRGGSVTARQILADAEKRIPAEFADQPELRGELIAAIGRVKRGIARRVPQAMILEASGAVQLRSADGATKAAVPQTLVNLDDRLTLSADGRVRLVFLSDFHKERFRPGREVTVGENGGEPGDAVLERDDGVLMTFARLPKGTFYAGRDGEQKGVKTEIKEDFEIAAHLVTQGQWTAVMGNNPSHFSRNGDRSRVLNVSDEELKLFPVENVSWYDAQEFIKKLNLRERGRGYWYRLPTEAEWEYACRGGATSEEDCSYHFYFATPTNDLSSDQANFDGTDPFGKAPKGKYLGQTTRVGAYPSNTLGLCDMHGNVWQWCEDLFEGGPGRANRGGGFAVPGASCRASLRGSIMPQVRYIDRGFRLVRVPIRSQ, encoded by the coding sequence ATGCCGCCGGAGGCGTTCGAGGGGAAGTCCGACGCCCGGAGCGACGTCTATGCTCTCGGGCTGACCTTGTTCGAGATGGTGGCGCTCCGCCCGGCGTACGAGGAGCGGGACCGCAACAAGCTGATCAAGCAGGTGACGACCGGTGCCCCGCCGCGGTTGCGGAAGCTCCGCGGGGACGCCCCGCGGGACCTGGTGACGATCGTCGAGATGGCGATCGAGAAGGACCCGGGCCGGCGGTACCAGACCGCCGCGGCGCTGGCCGTCGACTTCCAACGGTTCCTCGACGGCCGGCCGATCGCAGCCCGCCCGGTGGGGCTCGCCGAGCGGGCCGTCAAGTGGGTGAAGCGCAATCCGGTGGTGACCGGGGCGGCGGTCGCCGTGGGGCTCGCCCTGTCGCTGGGCGCGACGGTGAGCTACCTGAAATATCTCGACGCGGAGCAACAGAAGGGCGTCGCCGAGAAGCAGACGGGGATTGCCCTGGCGCGGGAACGGGAGGCGATTCAAGAAGCCGAGAAGGCAAAGAAGGCCCGTGACTTTCTGGTAAGCATCTTCCAGATCTCGGAGAGGGACGTTCGCGGCGGGAGCGTCACCGCCCGGCAAATCCTGGCGGACGCGGAGAAGCGCATCCCGGCCGAGTTCGCGGACCAGCCGGAACTCCGCGGCGAGCTGATCGCGGCCATCGGGCGGGTGAAGCGCGGCATCGCGCGGCGGGTCCCCCAGGCCATGATTCTGGAGGCGAGCGGGGCGGTGCAATTGCGGTCGGCCGACGGCGCGACCAAGGCGGCGGTCCCCCAGACTCTCGTGAATCTCGACGACCGCCTGACACTGTCGGCCGACGGTCGGGTCCGGCTCGTTTTCCTGTCGGACTTTCACAAGGAGCGGTTCCGACCGGGCCGGGAGGTGACCGTCGGCGAGAACGGCGGCGAACCGGGCGACGCGGTCCTGGAGCGCGACGACGGCGTTCTGATGACGTTCGCGCGCCTCCCGAAGGGGACGTTCTACGCGGGCCGGGACGGCGAGCAGAAGGGCGTGAAGACGGAGATCAAGGAGGACTTCGAGATCGCCGCCCACCTGGTCACACAGGGGCAGTGGACCGCGGTCATGGGAAACAACCCGAGCCACTTTTCTCGCAACGGCGACCGGTCCAGGGTGCTGAACGTCTCCGACGAGGAATTGAAACTGTTTCCGGTCGAAAACGTGTCCTGGTACGACGCCCAGGAGTTTATCAAGAAACTGAATTTACGGGAGCGCGGGCGGGGCTATTGGTACCGCCTGCCGACGGAAGCGGAATGGGAATACGCGTGCCGGGGAGGGGCCACGTCGGAAGAAGACTGTTCGTATCATTTTTACTTCGCCACGCCGACGAATGATTTGTCCTCCGACCAGGCCAACTTCGACGGCACCGACCCGTTCGGGAAGGCCCCGAAGGGGAAGTACCTGGGGCAGACGACACGTGTCGGCGCCTACCCGTCGAACACGTTGGGGTTGTGCGACATGCACGGCAACGTGTGGCAGTGGTGTGAAGACCTGTTTGAGGGGGGGCCGGGTCGGGCGAACCGGGGCGGCGGCTTCGCCGTCCCCGGGGCTTCTTGCCGCGCCAGCCTCCGCGGCTCAATTATGCCACAGGTTCGCTACATCGACCGCGGCTTCCGCCTCGTTCGGGTTCCCATCCGGTCTCAGTAA
- a CDS encoding serine/threonine-protein kinase, with translation MIKSSEAYDVLLNQLADEFAVRQRAGERPRLEEYCDRHPDLADDIRSLFPAMVDLERAKADAGPELAAEVANAPPITDLGDFRLLREVGRGGMGVVYEAEQISLGRRVAIKLLPATVFRDPTKRRRFEREARAAAKLHHTNIVPVHGFGEHDGTPYYVMQFIPGLGLDAVIEELNRSPATGRTPETTRQPTGEQAALSAVLADSLVGGDGPGPAGRPDPAAGAPPAAADGTTPDPAPASRPDRGSSASVSSSGVHLPGQPGPGVGGSDGKRTTYWESVARIGVQVAGALAYAHKQGVLHRDVKPGNLLLDLNGTVWVTDFGLAKADDSDNLTHTGDLLGTSGTCRRRRSRGSPTPGATSMLSG, from the coding sequence ATGATCAAGTCGAGCGAGGCCTACGACGTGCTGCTGAACCAGCTCGCCGACGAGTTCGCCGTCCGCCAGCGGGCCGGGGAGCGGCCCCGCCTGGAGGAGTACTGCGACCGGCACCCGGACCTGGCCGACGACATCCGGTCGCTGTTCCCCGCGATGGTCGATCTGGAGCGGGCCAAGGCGGACGCCGGTCCCGAGTTGGCCGCGGAGGTCGCGAACGCCCCGCCGATCACCGACCTGGGCGACTTCCGCCTGCTCCGCGAGGTCGGGCGGGGCGGGATGGGGGTCGTGTACGAGGCCGAGCAGATCTCCCTCGGCCGGCGGGTCGCCATCAAACTCCTGCCGGCCACGGTCTTCCGCGACCCGACCAAACGGCGGCGGTTCGAACGGGAGGCGCGAGCGGCGGCCAAACTCCACCACACGAACATCGTCCCCGTCCACGGGTTCGGGGAACACGACGGCACCCCGTATTACGTCATGCAGTTCATCCCCGGGCTGGGGTTGGACGCCGTCATCGAAGAACTCAATCGCTCGCCCGCGACCGGCCGCACCCCCGAAACGACCAGGCAGCCGACCGGCGAGCAGGCGGCGCTGAGCGCCGTACTCGCCGACTCCCTCGTCGGAGGGGACGGCCCCGGTCCGGCGGGCCGGCCAGACCCGGCCGCCGGCGCCCCGCCGGCGGCGGCCGACGGGACAACCCCGGACCCGGCACCGGCCTCCCGGCCCGACCGCGGTTCGTCGGCTTCCGTCAGTAGCTCGGGCGTCCACCTGCCCGGTCAGCCCGGACCGGGCGTCGGCGGCTCGGACGGGAAGAGGACTACATACTGGGAAAGCGTGGCCCGGATCGGGGTACAGGTGGCCGGGGCTCTGGCGTACGCCCACAAGCAGGGCGTTTTGCACCGCGACGTCAAGCCGGGCAACCTGCTGCTGGACCTGAACGGGACCGTCTGGGTCACCGACTTCGGGCTGGCCAAGGCGGACGACTCGGACAACCTGACGCACACCGGCGACCTGCTCGGCACCTCCGGTACATGCCGCCGGAGGCGTTCGAGGGGAAGTCCGACGCCCGGAGCGACGTCTATGCTCTCGGGCTGA
- a CDS encoding sigma-70 family RNA polymerase sigma factor, with protein MNELDDDLRLIERARGGDDAAAGEMLVRHRARLRRMVEARLDRRIRGRVDPSDVLQDGFVDAIAKFPGYLADPKLPLFLWLRLVVGERLSKIHRDHLGAQVRDAAREVSLYLGPMPAASSAALAAHLLGKETSPTQAAVRAERLLRLQEALNALDPLDREILSLRHFEELTHVEAARVLEIQEAAAAKRYVRALKRLKDVLSAL; from the coding sequence ATGAACGAGTTGGACGACGACCTGCGGTTGATCGAACGGGCGCGGGGCGGTGACGACGCGGCCGCCGGCGAGATGTTGGTCCGGCACCGCGCCCGGCTCCGGCGAATGGTCGAGGCCCGGCTCGACCGCCGGATCCGGGGCCGCGTCGACCCGTCCGACGTCCTCCAGGACGGGTTCGTGGACGCCATCGCCAAGTTCCCCGGATACCTGGCCGACCCGAAGCTCCCGCTGTTCTTGTGGTTGCGCCTGGTGGTCGGGGAGCGGTTGTCCAAGATTCACCGGGACCACCTCGGGGCCCAGGTCCGGGACGCCGCCCGCGAAGTGTCGCTCTACCTCGGGCCGATGCCGGCCGCGTCCAGTGCCGCCCTCGCCGCCCACCTGCTCGGGAAGGAGACCTCTCCCACTCAAGCCGCCGTCCGGGCCGAACGACTACTGCGGTTGCAGGAGGCGCTCAACGCCCTCGACCCGCTCGACCGGGAGATTCTGTCGCTGCGGCACTTTGAAGAGTTGACCCACGTCGAGGCCGCCCGGGTACTCGAGATTCAGGAGGCGGCCGCGGCCAAGCGCTACGTCCGCGCCCTGAAACGGCTCAAAGACGTACTCTCTGCTCTGTAG
- a CDS encoding IS1634 family transposase: MPFGHSTDDPTRPQRTIAAAILDPLGLPLITTVVPGNRPDDPLYLPALRAAKNAGGVRGRTFVGGGQMAAHETRGAVASGDDFYLGPLSESQLRRADRDTLLRPVWDGARPLHRVERPGPEGQGTDLVAEGFSIDIALTADVAGKEVSWTGRRWLVRSVAYAPARGATADRHLATAEAGPGERATRKQGRKRLSETELTAADAILTREGVTGLLTYTVTATPTTRHKRGYAGRPESDETTMSLAVQVRRNEGAIQEKKRALGWQVYASNDLTRGLAHGVWAYRGQDRMENDRSRLTGRPPGLTPIDLQDEQRIAGLVYLLSVALRILTLTEWVVRERLRQTGEKLHGAYAGQAGRKTATPSAELLLEVMKTIGMRAIEVDGQQYVLLSPLTEVQKKLLTRWGLPADLYENVVRNFPKPPRNTSEP, from the coding sequence TTGCCGTTCGGGCACAGCACGGATGACCCCACACGCCCCCAACGCACGATCGCCGCGGCGATCCTCGACCCGCTGGGCCTGCCTCTGATCACCACCGTCGTCCCGGGCAACAGACCCGATGACCCCCTTTACCTTCCGGCGCTCCGCGCCGCCAAGAACGCGGGCGGTGTCCGCGGCCGGACCTTCGTGGGGGGCGGTCAAATGGCGGCCCATGAGACGCGGGGCGCCGTGGCGTCCGGTGACGATTTCTATCTCGGCCCGCTGTCCGAATCCCAGCTCCGTCGTGCCGATCGCGACACGCTCTTGCGGCCGGTGTGGGATGGCGCCCGACCGTTGCACCGTGTGGAGCGGCCCGGACCCGAGGGCCAGGGCACCGATTTGGTCGCCGAGGGGTTTTCGATCGACATCGCGTTGACGGCCGACGTCGCGGGGAAGGAGGTGTCGTGGACGGGACGGCGTTGGCTGGTGCGTTCGGTCGCGTACGCCCCGGCGCGGGGAGCCACCGCGGACCGACATCTGGCCACGGCCGAAGCGGGGCCCGGCGAACGGGCGACGCGCAAACAGGGGAGGAAGAGGTTGTCGGAGACGGAACTCACGGCGGCGGATGCCATTCTGACGCGCGAAGGCGTCACCGGATTGCTGACGTACACCGTGACGGCGACGCCGACGACGCGCCACAAGCGAGGATACGCCGGGCGTCCGGAGTCGGACGAGACAACGATGTCGTTGGCGGTTCAGGTCCGGCGGAACGAGGGCGCCATCCAGGAGAAGAAGCGCGCGTTGGGGTGGCAGGTCTATGCCAGCAATGACCTGACGCGGGGGTTGGCGCACGGGGTGTGGGCGTACCGCGGGCAAGATCGGATGGAAAACGACCGGTCGCGGCTCACGGGTCGGCCACCGGGTTTGACGCCGATCGACTTGCAAGACGAGCAGCGGATTGCGGGCCTGGTGTATTTGTTGAGTGTCGCGTTACGGATCTTGACGCTAACCGAGTGGGTGGTGCGGGAGCGGTTGCGGCAAACGGGTGAGAAACTGCACGGGGCGTACGCCGGTCAGGCGGGTCGAAAGACGGCGACGCCGAGCGCGGAGTTGCTGTTGGAGGTGATGAAAACGATCGGCATGCGTGCGATTGAGGTAGATGGTCAGCAATATGTACTATTGTCACCGCTAACGGAGGTACAGAAAAAACTCCTGACGCGTTGGGGCCTCCCAGCAGATCTGTACGAAAACGTCGTCCGCAATTTCCCAAAACCACCCCGAAACACGAGCGAACCGTAA